The stretch of DNA taatgattactaattaccttgttaaacttgtcatccatcgcacctgtttttcatttccttgctgctctctaactaattgtctacacctgtctacacccgcatttatagcccagtcgcactactgttcttcatgaaattgtctgcctcttgtttatCAAcacaactcttgagcattatttactgattgattcacgttacgatccaagcctgtttcaccgaccattgtttattgatttctgtttcgttaaccatcgtttgttttttgaccacgtattcgcctaccgtttttgtacctttgcctcgctgattgtttcatggtttcgacttccgcatcaccctcgactacgactctgcctgccgtccgcctgtacttctgccccgctgacggctctcccgctaccggaccttcctgcacgtctaccgactacgagtttgcctcttccctcggcaccgtgctttttgtttgtttactgtttgtttggctggatctacgtgtatggactttgcttgttttgactacgcttctgggattcgtcccgaataaagccctgacgggactttatctaaccattgtttctgagtcgtgcattttgggtccaacccccacgcacccgtctcaatgcatgcttttattgcGCAGTAAAGCAGTTGTCTATGGACAGATAGACATCTGCcttattttcttcttcattgCCACAAACAGACAGTatcaggagagagaaagggagtgagacaaacagacagtatcaggagagagaaagggagtgagacaaacagacagtatcaggagagagaaagcgagtgaGACAAACACAGTATcaggaaagagaaagggagtgagacaaacagacagtatcaggagagagaaagggagtgagacaaacagacatgcagTGAGGTATTATGTGGAGCAATAAAGAACTAACTCACAGAGCATATTGGTGACCTGCCTCCTCTTCCTGCTCTCCAGGTTGATCTTCCAGCTGGTGTCAGAGCTGCAGTTCTTTCCCAGGGTCCCCTGCGGCTGCCTCCTCACGTGGCTCAGCCGGCAGCATATGACCACATACAGCACGCTGATGACAGTCATGGGGACCAGGTAAAAGAGGACCGTGGTGACCTGGATGACCAAGTTGTAGATCCAGCGCGGCTTCATCAGGCTGCAGGTGGCCGACTCGGCCACCTTCTGGGGCAGGTACAGGTAGTAGATGCCGTGGAGGGAGGTGTTGGGCACGGCGCACGCCAGGGAGGCCGCCCACACCGCGCCGATGACCCGGCGCGCGTGCTTGTTGGTGACGGCGTAGCGGGTTCGGAGCGGGTGCACCACGGCCACGTACCGCTCCACGCTCAGCGCCATGACGTTCAGCACCGAGGCGAAGCAGACCGTCTCGAAGAGGAAGGTCTTGAAGTAGCAGCCGCTCTCGCCGAAGGGGAAGGGGTAGTTCTGCCACAGGTCGTAGATCTCCAGGGGCATGCCCAGCAGGAGCACCAGCAGGTCAGACATGGCCAGGCTGAACAGGTAGAGGTTGGTGGGGGTCTGCATCTTCCTGTATTTGGAGATAACCGCGCAGGTGAGGAGGTTGCCGGTGACCCCTGTGATGAAGATGAGCAGGTAGGCGATGGAGACGGGGAGGCAGAAGGACGACCTCTTGGGCCCCAAGATGTTCAGGAGGATATCGTCGATCGTCAAATGCCCGTAGTCCCCGCTTATGTTTGCCGTAAGGTTACAGAAAGCCTGCCCGAGCTCTGAGCAGTTCTGCCAAGCGTCCGCTAAGCTGTTGTATTCCATCTCAGAAGAGAGTGCTTTTGCACAAAGCCTGAAGTTAACAAAGGCTGTCTCTGCTTGATAGCATGTCCTGGTCCTGTGAATGTGGAAAGACAGATGCTTTCACAAAGGCATCATTGTGTGTGGACCAACACTTGGGCCTGTGaaagtactatatatatatatatatatatatatatatatagtcacCAAGCAAgtcacatacagtgcacacagtgccctccataatgtttgggacaaagattaTTGTCTTTATGTCTAGATTTGCttttgatttgccacaattgtAGATTTGGAATGACACAATTCTCAGATTTGATTAAAGGGCacttgtttttatacattttgttttctcaatGTAGAAAGTTTAAACATCTTCCCCCCATTTCATGGCACGGGCATGTTtaggacacatggcttcacatgtgtttgaattgctcaggtgtgtttaattgcctccttaatgcaggtaaaAGAGAGCTCTCAGCATCTAGTATTTTTTAGGTTGTTCAGACCAtacatcaaaatggggaagaaatttcactttgaccatggaatgattgttggtgccttggCGTTTTTATTTCACTTAAGTTCATAAGCTGCCGCCTAGATCGCGCTGTACTTTTTAATCCTGCTTGTTAATATCGATGGTTGAAGCAGCGTACCAAAACAGCGCACAGTTCATAATGATACCGTGCAAAATGTATTACACCTCGGTGAATATAGCAATGTATAAATAGTAAACATTCTAGCGGAGCTAATTGAGTAATTCTCTCCAATCAGTCAAGTAGCACAATGTATAGCCTGAAGAAGATATTATTGTTTAACCATATTTTCCCATATTTAAaccaataataaacataaatcacgTTATCACACCTCGGTGTCGAAGCCAATTCACATAATCGACATGTCCATTAactaaaatgtttaatttatatCTGATATTCATAACAACTGCTGTTCTAAACTCTTCTGATTATATGACTCCAATTCCCGCGAGTGCGACTACACCGATACTGAAGTGGAAATGTGGTGTTTCGTTATTTTGGTCGTCAAAAATGTAGGCAGTAATGATTTTcacaaaaagaaacacattcATATGCATCACTCGTTTCACTTAGAAATATACTCACAGTCAAGCAACACTTGGTAAAACGCAAACTATGAAACGACTAAGCAGAGTGGTCCTCGTCAATATCTGTTGCAAGACCTTGGGTCTGCGTGACACTTATCCGCGGAGCTCAAATCTTATTTCATGTTCTTTGACGTGCTTTCTCACTCACGATAGGAAGCAACTCGTGCGCTTTCATCAATGGTTAAAAATTAGGTTATCACGGGATCCGAATAAAATAAGTGAGAAAGCGCAATATCAATCCACTTGCAATATCAGTCCACTCGCAAAAAGCCAGATGAATGGAATTTTAATCCCCGCCCTCGTTCAGATCCCTTCGTTCACACTCCAGTACCACAGGCAAGCCATCAGTGCGGACGCGATGTGGTGATTACGTTTCCCCACCACCGGCACCAATATGTTCACGTGAACAATCGTGACTCACTACTAGCTGCCTGACTTTAAATGCTTCAAACTACAATGCAGAAAAGTAGCCTACGGTTAGTGTGCTTTTATTAGTGTGCATTAGTAGTTTATTCATATCCAAAAGATGCTGGCAGACGATTTAAGTTCTAAAATCATCATCCTCGTGATATTATCCATAGACCTGGTTTACTTTTTGAAGTCAGAGTTAAGAGAGACAATCTGTTTACAAATAGCAAAAGCAACCCATGTCTGTTAATGACTTCATACTGAAAAAGTATTGTATCGCATTTTATGCACCTTTTAGACAAAATAAGTGAATATTCCACAGAAAAAccattacatgttctccctatttttaaccctttaagtctCACAGGCTGGTGAAAGCGTTCAAACTCAGTAGAATTTCTCAGGAGGAATTATCACTGTTGTCCGTTTCGTTGTTGCATACTTGTACATATAAATGCTTTCATCTAAGTTTTGTATAGGGAAAACACCGTGGAACATCGTGAGCTCACGTAGCTGTTCTGACCATTAACCGTAATGTAGTATAGGCGTTCTACCCAACCGTGCGCAATCAGTATAACTTCTGTCCAGCAAAGAACCGATTACGTCCATGTTATTAAAGTGacgactgaaaagcattttctaTTCTATCTAtttagataaaataaataaaagtgaggAATTTGCTGTTCTAATCAAACGTTCCCCTTTTAACAGAATAACCCAGAAAATCTAAGTAACAATCAGACACTGTGCAGGTTCTGCAAAAGAATCCTGGGATGGAGAAGAGCAGGCTCTTCTAAATTGAAATCCAATCAGGACTGAGAAAATAACACCATGGGCTAACTGTAGTTATAGGTGCCAAATATCAAACAAAAGATGATTTTCAAGAGAACAGCTCtggatgctttaaaaaaatgtttccgtTTTAGCACTTACAGTGAAAGGAATTGTTGTAGAAATAAGAAACACGAAGGCAGTGAAAGCAAGAggaagaggtagaggaagagatagagaggagaaggaggaggatgaagacaAGAACAAAGAAGGGGGGCAGCCAATAGACGGAGACATATTTCCGACGATATTACAGCCACTATGGTGGACCATGTCATGTAATGATGATGGAGGCTGAGCAGAGAGTCCAGCCCAACCTGAGTCACGACACGGTAGCATCCATAATAGGGACATTTAGACTGGAGAACAGGTAAGACTTCAACTTTCTACACAAGACTGTACCTATGTAATTGTTGCACATCATTCTGTatcacagtacaatacaatatagTCCTACAATATTAGGTCTGCTCCACAgtgaacataaaaaataataattgtgctGTGAAGTACGTGTAACATTTTGATGTTACTGTGTTACGATCTCCTGAGGGTGGAACATCTGTTCACCCATGAACAGGAACTGGTCATTGTCACTACAGTGTTGGCAAACGACACCGTCCACCTACATCAACTACGAGAGCACATGATCGCAGATCACACAACATTCCACAATATGAACCGTGTCAGTATATCGCCACACTGCAGCGTCTTGCAAGCAGCTGTACAGGGTTCTGTTTGAGAGAAACAGCGTTAGAGTCAAATACCTTTGCTATGACTATGTGCAAGTAAGCACTATACTATACTCTAATACAGTAATGGCAGTAGATTGTGTCATATTGGCACTGCATAGATACATTCAGACAAAGCAGTATGTGCCAGAGGCAGGTGCCATTTTTGGCAGCCTTATTTTCCCATAGCCAGGGATGACATTGCTTGTGATGTGGATGAGGTGATGAGGCCAGGATCTATAAGCCATCCACCCCATCCCTTACAATAGTATGCCATTCATTTTGCTTCTCTGAGTTTACTGTAAGCTATTGTAAtgattactgtactgtaattctacctttccttctgttttttttttgttgttgttgttgttgttatcaaAACCTGCAACAGCCGAAAAATtggctgtatatatttttctctgaagcctttttatttatgtgttcaTTGAAATGTGAGTAGATGTACTGTCCTGGAACAATCTTTCACAGACGCCAGTATGAGAAAATCTAAAAGGTATGCAAAGTACTAAAGACAGCAGTATTTTGTGTAAAGTACATCAGTGTGTTGTTGCTGCTTTAAAAGAGTAATTAAAatgatgcgtgtgtgtataattttgttgcaaaaattccattttgaaaaaggaTTGTTAGGTTTTGATTGCAAAGTTTAATTTTGCTATAGAAGTGAGATGTTTATCTCAAAGTGTTGTGTCTTATTTGCGGCTCGCTTGTAGAGTTTTGAC from Conger conger chromosome 14, fConCon1.1, whole genome shotgun sequence encodes:
- the nmur3 gene encoding neuromedin-U receptor 2 isoform X1, translating into MEYNSLADAWQNCSELGQAFCNLTANISGDYGHLTIDDILLNILGPKRSSFCLPVSIAYLLIFITGVTGNLLTCAVISKYRKMQTPTNLYLFSLAMSDLLVLLLGMPLEIYDLWQNYPFPFGESGCYFKTFLFETVCFASVLNVMALSVERYVAVVHPLRTRYAVTNKHARRVIGAVWAASLACAVPNTSLHGIYYLYLPQKVAESATCSLMKPRWIYNLVIQVTTVLFYLVPMTVISVLYVVICCRLSHVRRQPQGTLGKNCSSDTSWKINLESRKRRQVTNMLSIVVLVFAICWAPFHVDRLLWSFVTHWTDLMHRVFQYVHILSGILFYLSSAINPIIYNLLSTRFREHFRELICMRSHASSACGTASLPLSKITQGSSALRTSTQPGDLRPVPACIASNGCWEQEDHTDV
- the nmur3 gene encoding neuromedin-U receptor 1 isoform X2 yields the protein MQTPTNLYLFSLAMSDLLVLLLGMPLEIYDLWQNYPFPFGESGCYFKTFLFETVCFASVLNVMALSVERYVAVVHPLRTRYAVTNKHARRVIGAVWAASLACAVPNTSLHGIYYLYLPQKVAESATCSLMKPRWIYNLVIQVTTVLFYLVPMTVISVLYVVICCRLSHVRRQPQGTLGKNCSSDTSWKINLESRKRRQVTNMLSIVVLVFAICWAPFHVDRLLWSFVTHWTDLMHRVFQYVHILSGILFYLSSAINPIIYNLLSTRFREHFRELICMRSHASSACGTASLPLSKITQGSSALRTSTQPGDLRPVPACIASNGCWEQEDHTDV